A region from the Pseudomonas triticicola genome encodes:
- the pssA gene encoding CDP-diacylglycerol--serine O-phosphatidyltransferase yields MSERPEEPNKASDAESLLPIDEHIEEGHDAEGRKVRHRGIYLLPNLFTTANLFAGFYSIINSMSAQAALSAGDSVNASKYFAFAAIAIFVAMVLDGLDGRVARMTNTQSAFGAEYDSLSDMVAFGVAPALLAFGWALGDMGKVGWMVAFIYVAGAALRLARFNTQVGTADKRYFIGLASPAAAGVVAGIVWAFSDYGIQGSKMSFLVALMVAAAGMLMVSNIKYNSFKELDLKGRVPFVAILAVVLVFAVVFSDPPRILLLVFLAYAASGPVQYLLRLRRHKNAE; encoded by the coding sequence ATGAGCGAACGTCCCGAAGAGCCGAACAAGGCTTCCGACGCCGAAAGCCTGCTGCCCATCGATGAACACATCGAAGAAGGGCACGACGCTGAAGGTCGTAAAGTCCGGCATCGTGGTATCTATCTGCTGCCGAACCTGTTCACCACTGCCAACCTGTTCGCAGGCTTCTATTCCATCATCAACTCGATGAGCGCCCAGGCCGCGTTGAGCGCCGGCGACTCGGTGAATGCGAGCAAGTATTTCGCCTTCGCTGCGATCGCGATTTTCGTCGCGATGGTGCTCGACGGCCTCGATGGTCGCGTGGCGCGCATGACCAATACGCAAAGTGCCTTCGGCGCCGAGTACGACTCGCTGTCGGACATGGTCGCCTTCGGCGTCGCGCCGGCATTGCTGGCCTTCGGCTGGGCGCTGGGCGACATGGGCAAGGTCGGCTGGATGGTCGCCTTCATATATGTAGCGGGTGCGGCGTTGCGTCTGGCGCGTTTCAACACCCAGGTCGGCACGGCGGACAAGCGCTACTTCATCGGTCTGGCCAGCCCGGCGGCGGCAGGTGTGGTGGCCGGTATTGTCTGGGCGTTCAGCGATTACGGCATCCAGGGTTCGAAGATGTCGTTCCTGGTGGCCTTGATGGTGGCGGCGGCCGGCATGCTGATGGTCAGCAACATCAAGTACAACAGCTTCAAGGAGCTGGATCTCAAAGGTCGCGTGCCGTTCGTGGCGATCCTGGCGGTGGTGCTGGTATTCGCTGTCGTGTTCAGTGATCCGCCGCGCATTCTGCTGCTGGTGTTCCTCGCCTATGCGGCGTCCGGTCCGGTGCAATATCTGTTGCGTCTTCGTCGTCACAAAAACGCCGAGTGA
- the msrP gene encoding protein-methionine-sulfoxide reductase catalytic subunit MsrP has translation MLIKIPKASDCHESDVTPEAIYLSRRQLLGATAAGIAVSSLPRWGSAADAPRYSDVESGKAPAWFAEKLPSTQWGAVNVKDEAITPYKDATNYNNFYEFGTGKGDPASNAGDLKTEPWSVVIDGEVGKPGRYALEDFMKPYQLEERIYRLRCVEAWSMVIPWIGFPISALLKQVEPTSKAKYIRFETLQDPKSMPGQRSGFALIDWPYVEGLRLDEAMNPLAILAVGMYGRELPNQNGAPLRLVVPWKYGFKSVKSIVRISLVSEQPKTTWQSIAADEYGFYANVNPTVDHPRWTQARERRLPNSLFKPNVRDTQMFNGYSDEVASLYTGLDLRKNY, from the coding sequence ATGTTGATCAAGATCCCCAAAGCATCCGACTGCCATGAGTCGGATGTCACGCCTGAAGCCATTTATCTCTCCCGTCGCCAATTGCTCGGCGCCACTGCTGCCGGTATTGCCGTGAGCAGCCTGCCGCGCTGGGGCAGTGCCGCTGATGCCCCTCGCTACTCTGATGTCGAATCCGGCAAGGCTCCGGCCTGGTTTGCCGAAAAGCTACCTTCTACTCAATGGGGGGCGGTCAACGTCAAGGACGAGGCGATCACGCCTTATAAAGACGCGACGAACTACAACAACTTCTATGAGTTCGGTACCGGCAAGGGCGATCCGGCTTCGAATGCTGGCGACCTGAAAACCGAACCCTGGAGCGTGGTGATTGACGGGGAGGTGGGTAAGCCGGGGCGTTATGCGCTGGAAGACTTCATGAAACCGTATCAGTTGGAGGAGCGTATCTATCGTCTGCGCTGCGTCGAGGCGTGGTCGATGGTCATTCCCTGGATCGGCTTTCCCATCTCGGCCTTGCTCAAACAGGTCGAGCCGACTTCCAAGGCCAAGTACATCCGCTTCGAAACCCTGCAGGATCCCAAGAGCATGCCCGGCCAGCGTTCCGGTTTTGCCTTGATCGACTGGCCGTATGTCGAAGGCCTGCGTCTCGATGAGGCGATGAATCCTTTGGCGATCCTGGCGGTGGGCATGTATGGCCGCGAACTGCCGAACCAGAACGGCGCGCCTCTGCGTCTGGTGGTGCCATGGAAGTACGGCTTTAAAAGCGTGAAGTCCATTGTGCGCATCAGTCTGGTCAGTGAGCAGCCGAAGACCACTTGGCAAAGCATTGCTGCCGATGAATATGGCTTCTACGCGAATGTGAATCCTACCGTCGACCATCCACGCTGGACCCAGGCCCGCGAGCGGCGCCTGCCGAACAGTCTGTTCAAACCGAATGTGCGCGATACCCAGATGTTCAACGGCTACTCGGATGAAGTCGCTTCTTTATATACAGGGCTCGATCTGCGGAAGAACTACTGA
- the msrQ gene encoding protein-methionine-sulfoxide reductase heme-binding subunit MsrQ, giving the protein MRYPFWRVGVFIATAIWPLLWFYQAFADLLGPDPGKVLVDRLGLGTLVLLLITLSMTPLQKLSGWAGWIAVRRQLGLWCFAYVTLHLFSYMAFILGFDWSQLGVELRKRPYIIVGALGFLGLLILAVTSNRYSQRRLGARWKKLHRLVYLILGLGLLHMLWIVRADLEEWTIYAFIGGVLLLLRLPPVMKRIPRLLGKKQNLQEKRN; this is encoded by the coding sequence ATGCGTTATCCGTTCTGGCGAGTGGGCGTTTTCATTGCGACAGCGATCTGGCCATTGCTGTGGTTCTATCAAGCGTTCGCCGATCTGCTCGGGCCTGATCCGGGCAAGGTGCTGGTTGATCGTCTCGGGCTTGGCACGCTGGTGTTGCTGTTGATCACCTTGAGCATGACTCCCCTGCAAAAGCTGAGCGGCTGGGCGGGGTGGATTGCAGTGCGCCGGCAGTTAGGGCTTTGGTGTTTTGCTTATGTGACGCTGCATCTGTTCAGCTATATGGCGTTTATCCTCGGGTTCGATTGGTCACAGTTGGGCGTTGAGCTACGCAAGCGTCCTTACATTATTGTTGGTGCGCTGGGCTTTCTCGGATTGCTGATACTGGCGGTGACGTCCAATCGTTATAGTCAGCGTCGTTTGGGAGCTCGCTGGAAGAAGCTGCACCGTTTGGTTTACCTGATTTTGGGGCTGGGTTTGCTGCATATGCTGTGGATCGTCCGGGCTGATCTGGAGGAGTGGACGATTTATGCCTTTATAGGTGGCGTGCTTTTGCTGCTTCGTCTGCCGCCGGTGATGAAGCGAATCCCGCGTTTACTGGGTAAAAAGCAGAATCTGCAAGAAAAGCGAAATTAA